A genomic region of Colletotrichum destructivum chromosome 1, complete sequence contains the following coding sequences:
- a CDS encoding Putative RNA recognition motif domain, nucleotide-binding alpha-beta plait domain superfamily, with protein sequence MQEIQGPVGQGGSSAPGNRFGHASKPSNSETGFSHGAFTSNISGFADRHPRRGNIPTINTQPLNQHQHQLQLQQAPPSAADMATPGTAFDMQFTPLLPSQLLLGSPFQPGTPAAFASPQFQNLQSFQQAQQQSQQQHHQNGMQSPIQQNMSPQQYQAMVSPSTYGAPQFFQPQSPTGGSFNNMQIPMQPSSPVSMGPGMVTGTSRTVYLGNIPPDTSAEEILGHVRSGQIESVRLLPDKNCAFISFLDASSATHFHSDAILKKLCIKGQDIKVGWGKPSQVPTSVALAVQQSGASRNVYLGNLSEDITEEELREDLGKFGAIDTVKIVREKSIAFIHFLSIANAIKAVSQLPQEPKWQAPRRVYYGKDRCAYVSKTQQQNAAQYLGIAPGYAHMLTGADRDVISNALAQQSVAAAAVATTAGGINNLGNRTIYLGNIHPETTIEEICNVVRGGLLHHIRYIPDKHICFVTFIDPTAAASFYALSNLQGLMIHNRRLKIGWGKHSGALPPAIALAVSGGASRNVYIGNLDETWTEERLRQDFSEYGEIELVNTLREKSCAFVNFTNIANAIKAIEAVRSKDEYKKFKVNFGKDRCGNAPRQLQQQAQSPRTDGVSSPPPNGSQNSGSPTNGNTPQQSATMFNSNNHPLTMYLNHVSQQAQHQQHHQHQQLAVQQQALFGTAQSSPSELSIDMQSQGPISGHQQSASISNGYPQSASGPGPTTIGGLLAPGNGRGQHNRAVSLPALNPGFDNGGAPPGHEGERRGHQYQASFGGMGAGYGLAIQGGLNQWVEEEVAN encoded by the coding sequence ATGCAGGAAATCCAAGGACCcgtcggccagggcggcTCCAGTGCTCCTGGAAACCGTTTCGGCCATGCTTCCAAGCCCTCGAACAGCGAAACTGGTTTCTCTCACGGAGCCTTCACTTCCAACATCTCTGGTTTTGCCGACAGGCACCCTCGCCGCGGAAACATCCCAACCATCAACACTCAGCCCCTgaaccagcaccagcaccagctccagctccagcaggCTCCTccttccgccgccgacatggcCACCCCTGGCACCGCCTTCGACATGCAGTTCACTCCTCTACTTCCCTCCCAGCTGCTTCTCGGGAGCCCCTTCCAGCCTGGAACCCCCGCCGCCTTTGCTAGCCCCCAGTTCCAAAACCTCCAGAGCTTccagcaggcccagcagcagagccagcagcagcaccaccagaACGGCATGCAGAGCCCTATCCAGCAGAACATGTCTCCCCAGCAGTACCAGGCAATGGTCTCTCCATCGACCTATGGCGCTCCCCAGTTCTTCCAGCCACAGTCCCCCACCGGCGGCAGCTTTAACAACATGCAGATCCCCATGCAGCCCAGCTCGCCCGTATCCATGGGCCCGGGAATGGTCACTGGTACCAGCCGCACCGTCTACCTCGGCAACATCCCTCCTGACAcgtcggccgaggagatcTTGGGTCATGTTCGCAGCGGACAAATCGAGTCggttcgtcttcttcctgaCAAGAACTGCGCTTTCATCTCGTTCCTCGACGCCAGCTCGGCTACCCACTTCCACTCTGATGCCATCTTGAAAAAGCTCTGCATCAAGGGTCAGGATATCAAGGTCGGCTGGGGCAAGCCTAGCCAGGTTCCCACCTCGGTGGCGTTGGCAGTCCAGCAGTCCGGTGCTTCTCGCAACGTGTACTTGGGCAACCTGTCGGAGGACATTACTGAGGAGGAGCTCCGCGAGGACCTTGGAAAGTTCGGTGCCATTGACACGGTCAAGATTGTCCGCGAGAAGAGCATTGCCTTCATTCACTTCCTGTCCATCGCCAATGCGATCAAGGCAGTTTCTCAACTTCCCCAGGAACCCAAGTGGCAGGCCCCCCGTCGTGTTTACTATGGCAAGGATCGATGCGCCTACGTTTCGAAGACGCAACAGCAGAACGCCGCTCAATACCTCGGTATTGCGCCTGGCTATGCGCACATGCTCACTGGTGCAGACCGTGATGTCATCTCCAACGCTCTGGCTCAGCAGTCCGttgccgcggccgccgttgCGACCACCGCCGGTGGCATCAACAACCTCGGAAACCGTACTATCTACCTGGGAAATATTCACccagagacgacgattgaGGAGATTTGCAACGTCGTCCGTGGTGGTCTTCTTCACCATATCCGTTACATCCCTGACAAGCATATCTGCTTCGTCACCTTCATTGACCccacggccgccgcgtccTTTTATGCCCTGAGCAACTTGCAAGGCTTGATGATCCATAACCGCAGACTGAAGATTGGCTGGGGCAAGCACTCTGGTGCACTCCCGCCTGCCATCGCCCTTGCTGTCAGCGGAGGAGCTTCTCGCAATGTTTACATCGGCAACTTGGATGAGACGTGGACTGAAGAGCGACTGAGACAGGACTTCTCCGAGTACGGCGAAATCGAGCTGGTAAACACCTTGAGGGAGAAGAGCTGCGCGTTCGTCAACTTCACCAACATTGCCAACGCCATCAAGGCTATCGAGGCTGTGCGAAGCAAGGACGAGTACAAGAAGTTTAAGGTCAATTTCGGCAAGGACCGCTGTGGAAACGCGCCCCGtcagctccagcagcaggcaCAATCTCCCCGCACCGATGGTGTttcgtcgccgccccccAACGGCTCGCAGAATTCGGGCTCACCCACCAACGGCAACACGCCCCAGCAGTCGGCGACGATGTTCAACTCGAACAACCACCCCTTGACGATGTATTTGAACCACGTCTCCCAGCAGGctcagcatcagcagcaccatcagcaccagcagctTGCTGTTCAGCAACAGGCCTTGTTCGGCACTGCGCAGTCGTCGCCTAGCGAGCTGTCCATCGACATGCAGTCACAGGGACCTATCTCGGGCCATCAGCAATCGGCCAGCATCTCGAACGGGTACCCCCAAAGCGCGTCCGGCCCCGGTCCCACCACCATTGGCGGTCTCCTGGCTCCTGGCAACGGCCGTGGCCAGCACAACCGCGCAGTcagcctgcctgccctgAACCCTGGTTTTGACAACGGCGGTGCTCCCCCGGGCCACGAGGGAGAGCGCCGCGGTCACCAGTACCAGGCGAGCTTCGGCGGTATGGGTGCTGGCTACGGCCTGGCCATTCAGGGTGGCTTGAACCAGTgggtcgaggaagaggttgCCAACTGA
- a CDS encoding Putative gtr1/RagA G protein, with the protein MEDQGVPPTDANKPIEVPPGPPGKGKPRLLLMGQRRSGKSSISSVVFHKLPPNETLFLESTARIQKDSMASFMDYQVWDFPGQIDFFENPNFDMDAIFGEIGALIWVIDAQDDYLEAVARLNATVLNLQRFYPNINIEVFIHKVDGLSDDYKLDIQRDITIRIQDELSDHGFENAPVTFHLTSIYNHSIFEAFSKVIQKLIPQLGTLEAMLTNLCRTCRFEKAYLFDVLSKIYIATDSATADMASYEICSDYIDVIIDITEVYGSWPRSDSQRKRLEAEPWNAKVEDQVACNWAESCMVLHDSQRPIMLREVDRYLALVAIMKEDSYDRMPLVNMNVEAVVQGVTEFFEITKSRK; encoded by the exons ATGGAG GATCAAGGAGTGCCGCCAACGGATGCGAACAAGCCGATCGAGGTTCCTCCAGGGCCTCCTGGAAAGGGGAAACCTAGACTTCTCCTGATGGGTCAAAGAAG GAGTGGCAAGTCTTCAATATCGAGCGTTGTTTTCCACAAGCTACCTCCCAACGAGACATTGTTTCTGGAGTCGACGGCTCGTATCCAGAAAGATTCCATGGC GTCTTTCATGGACTACCAAGTGTGGGATTTCCCCGGCCAGatcgacttcttcgagaacCCAAACTTCGACATGGATGCCATCTTTGGCGAGATCGGCGCCCTCATCTGGGTCATCGACGCTCAGGACGACTACCTTGAGGCCGTCGCGCGCCTCAACGCCACAGTCCTCAACCTGCAGCGCTTCTACCCAAACATCAACATCGAGGTCTTCATCCATAAGGTCGACGGCCTTTCGGACGACTACAAGCTCGACATTCAGCGCGACATCACCATCCGCATCCAGGACGAGCTCTCGGACCACGGCTTCGAGAATGCCCCAGTCACCTTCCACCTGACGTCCATCTACAACCATTCCATTTTCGAGGCCTTCTCCAAGGTCATCCAGAAGCTCATCCCCCAGCTCGGCACCCTTGAAGCCATGCTCACCAACCTGTGCCGCACGTGCCGCTTTGAGAAGGCCTACCTCTTCGACGTGCTCTCCAAGATATATATCGCCACCGACTCGGCCACGGCTGACATGGCCTCATACGAGATCTGCTCCGACTACATCGACGTCATCATCGATATTACCGAGGTGTACGGCTCCTGGCCCCGATCCGACAGCCAGCGCaagcgcctcgaggccgagccgTGGAACGCAAAGGTCGAGGACCAGGTCGCCTGCAACTGGGCCGAGAGCTGCATGGTCCTGCACGACTCGCAGCGGCCCATCATGCTGCGTGAGGTTGACCGCTACCTCGCCCTCGTGGCCATTATGAAGGAGGACTCGTATGACCGCATGCCGCTTGTCAACATGaacgtcgaggccgttgtGCAGGGCGTCACCGAGTTCTTTGAGATTACAAAGTCGAGGAAGTGA
- a CDS encoding Putative 2EXR domain-containing protein — protein sequence MTPATITPAPGRRTDGRLAQATLPRPLDHFHLFPRLPVELRLRIWDFNLPQPRVVPIRCGAKSLSFASHSQSPPLSTSGCTSYTAVPVNLHVCHESRREALVSYRPSFGMTRNPGQIFFNKAHDVLYFGARDGYMASEAQFLTVMALCDPSDLADVRHLAINDSLFWVDSTYQSMSAANLAVEVLKQVRLRMPRLERLVFVPRDENPVYDDQVDLVPTNPHGMLEQRMARQMEAAMRAVCGLFPDWIPPRWCIMALGTAQPETQEQTTHVPSPSGSISDCFIPCSLQGDAMTTASSCVLRRECSPRA from the exons ATGACGCCCGCCACGATAACGCCCGCGCCGGGCAGACGAACGGACGGTCGCCTCGCGCAGGCCACGCTACCTAGGCCCCTGGACCACTTC CATCTCTTCCCCAGACTGCCCGTAGAGCTACGCCTCAGGATCTGGGACTTCAACCTCCCGCAGCCGCGGGTCGTCCCCATCAGATGCGGCGCCAAGtccctctccttcgcctcccACTCCCAGTCCccgccgctgtcgacgaGCGGGTGCACCTCGTACACCGCCGTCCCCGTCAACCTCCACGTCTGCCACGAGTCCCGCCGCGAGGCCCTGGTATCGTATCGCCCCAGCTTCGGCATGACGCGCAACCCGGGCCAGATCTTCTTTAACAAGGCCCACGACGTCCTCTATTTCGGCGCCCGCGACGGCTACATGGCCTCTGAGGCCCAGTTTCTCACCGTCATGGCCCTCTGCGACCCCTCagacctcgccgacgtgcGCCACCTCGCCATTAACGACTCCCTCTTCTGGGTCGACAGCACATATCAGTCGATGAGCGCCGCGAACCTGGCGGTCGAGGTCCTCAAGCAGGTCCGCTTGCGCATGCCGAGGCTGGAGCGGCTCGTGTTCGTGCCTCGCGACGAGAACCCTGTCTACGACGACCAGGTCGACCTGGTCCCGACAAACCCCCACGGCATGCTCGAGCAGCGGATGGCGAGGCAAATGGAGGCGGCCATGAGGGCCGTCTGCGGCCTCTTCCCAGACTGGATACCGCCACGCTGGTGCATTATGGCGCTCGGGACGGCGCAACCGGAGACCCAAGAACAGACGACTCATGTCCCTTCACCGTCGGGGTCCATCTCGGACTGTTTCATTCCTTGCTCCTTGCAAGGTGATGCAAtgacgacggcatcgtcttGCGTGTTGAGAAGGGAGTGCTCTCCGCGTGCGTAG
- a CDS encoding Putative CBS domain, chloride channel, voltage gated, chloride channel, core, CBS domain superfamily → MRANTVPVSVRRTTTTTGWPLSEDAGSQGRQIRIMAGPLYNDSSASSSSHPLNNGSSSSANSDPADRDELDFWSEDEDVADVLTEDPIREDLEEPLSFKRKQKQTVLSAPGRFLSAFTGSRSGTATPNSSPRVRTPTQDPNRSPRRADAHGNTNQSVKDGAPLDWYVEGPGRRVGYEDLTAIDWIFEYTKERQRLRVLHSSAHGLLGLFKQLLDSSEVWVILILTGMATGAVAAGIDITTDWLGDLKTGYCSSGPEGGAFYLNKNFCCWGYDEISKCAGWTPWAKVLGISSTGGKWFIEYFFFLILSVILASAAAILVKEYGMYAKHSGIPEIKTVLGGFIIRRFLGSWTLITKSLGLCLAVGSGMWLGKEGPLVHVACCCANLFIKLFKNVNENEARKREVLSAAAASGISVAFGSPIGGVLFSLEQLSYYFPDKTMWQSFVCAMTAAVVLQAFDPFRTGQLVMYQVKFSTIWHGFELIPFVLLGILGGIYGGLFIKANMAVARWKKNTSWLPGPITQVAAIALLTALINYPNHYMKFQTSELVSNLFVECSKYVDDQIGLCKTGAASTPTIVLLIFGAILGFFLATVTFGLQLPAGIILPSMAIGALTGRAVGIIMEIWVTNHPAFFPFASCEPDVPCVTPGTYAIIGAAATLAGVTRMTVSIVVIMFELTGALTYVLPIMIAVMISKWVGDAFSRKGIYEAWIHFNEYPFLDNSEEVVIPDIPASQIMTRIEDLVVITATGHTIGSLNNILDTHPYRGFPVISDPREALLLGYISRAELTYNLQMCSQPPRSLPPETEAFFSHQPLADPRTTLDLRPWMDQTPITMTSRSTLHLTVSYFQKLGLRYVLFSDRGALQGLLTKKDVWYVLNGAEETRRTSGLPRDMGVETGLTREDGGGEQRGLLRYDGQEDGISPADERETML, encoded by the exons ATGCGGGCTAATACCGTTCCCGTCTCTGTCAGGagaacgacaacgacaacagGATGGCCATTATCTGAAGACGCAGGGAGTCAAGGTCGTCAGATTCGCATTATGGCCGGTCCTCTATACAATGATTCGTCtgcctcatcctcgtcgcaTCCGCTGAacaacggcagcagcagcagcgccaacAGCGACCCCGCCGACCGAGACGAGCTGGACTTCTGGagcgaagacgaagacgtcgcTGATGTCCTGACCGAAGATCCCATCCGCGAAGACCTCGAGGAACCCTTATCATTCAAGCGCAAACAGAAGCAGACCGTTCTCTCAGCACCGGGACGCTTCTTGTCTGCCTTCACCGGCTCGCGGTCGGGCACGGCTACCCCCAATTCCTCGCCGCGAGTCCGAACGCCGACCCAAGACCCCAATCGATCACCTCGGAGAGCAGACGCACATGGCAATACAAACCAAAGCGTCAAAGATGGCGCGCCGTTGGACTGGTACGTTGAGGGACCAGGCAGGAGAGTGGGATATGAGGATCTGACGGCTATCGATTGGATCTTCGAATACACAAAGGAGCGCCAGCGTCTGCGTGTCCTGCACTCGAGCGCGCATGGCCTGCTTGGGCTGTTCAAGCAGCTTCTGGATTCCAGCGAAGTCTGGGTCATTTTGATTCTGACAGGCATGGCCACTGGAGCCGTGGCCGCTGGCATCGATATCACGACCGACTGGCTTGGCGACCTGAAGACGGGCTACTGCTCGAGCGGTCCAGAAGGCGGCGCGTTCTATCTGAACAAGAACTTCTGCTGTTGGGGTTACGACGAAATATCCAAGTGCGCCGGCTGGACGCCTTGGGCCAAGGTGTTGGGAATTTCTTCGACCGGTGGTAAATGGTTTATAGAGtatttcttcttcctcattCTCTCG GTCATTttggcatcggcggcggccataCTGGTCAAGGAGTACGGGATGTATGCCAAGCATTCCGGCATACCCGAGATTAAGACGGTGTTGGGCGGCTTTATCATTCGCAGGTTTCTCGGCAGCTGGACTTTAATCACAAAGTCACTGGGTTTG TGTCTTGCTGTTGGATCCGGCATGTGGTTGGGCAAAGAGGGGCCTCTAGTTCACGTTGCCTGCTGTTGTGCCAATCTGTTCATCAAGCTCTTCAAGAACGTCAACGAGAACGAGG CTCGGAAGAGAGAAGTGTTGTCTGCGGCAGCTGCCTCGGGCATTTCTGTTGCCTTTGGGTCCCCGATTGGAGGTGTCTTGTTTAGTCTCGAA CAACTCTCCTACTACTTCCCTGATAAAACCATGTGGCAAAGCTTTGTCTGCGCCATGACTGCAGCTGTGGTCCTCCAGGCATTTGACCCTTTCCGAACGGGCCAGCTCGTCATGTATCAGGTCAAGTTTAGCACGATCTGGCACGGCTTCGAGCTAATCCCCTTCGTTCTGCTCGGCATCCTGGGT GGAATCTACGGCGGTCTCTTCATCAAGGCCAATATGGCGGTGGCTCGATGGAAGAAGAACACGTCGTGGCTGCCAGGACCTATCACCCAGGTCGCCGCGATTGCCCTTCTGACGGCACTCATCAACTACCCAAACCATTACATGAAGTTTCAAACTTCGGAGCTTGTATCGAATTTGTTCGTCGAGTGCTCCAAGTACGTTGACGACCAGATCGGCCTCTGTAAGACGGGAGCTGCATCAACACCGACCATAGTGCTCCTGATTTTCGGAGCTATTCTTGGGTTCTTTCTGGCCACCGTCACCTTTGGCCTCCAACTGCCTGCTGGTATCATACTGCCCTCGATGGCCATCGGTGCCCTCACAGGCCGGGCGGTAGGCATTATCATGGAGATTTGGGTCACGAACCACcccgccttcttcccctttgCCTCATGCGAACCAGACGTCCCGTGTGTGACCCCCGGGACGTATGCCATCATTGGTGCAGCAGCCACTCTCGCCGGAGTCACTCGCATGACAGTTTCCATCGTGGTCATCATGTTTGAGCTAACAGGAGCTTTGACATATGTTCTCCCTATCATGATTGCCGTCATGATTTCGAAATGGGTAGGGGACGCGTTCTCTCGGAAGGGCATTTACGAAGCCTGGATTCACTTTAACGAGTACCCGTTCCTAGACAACAGCGAGGAGGTGGTCATACCAGACATTCCCGCTTCCCAGATCATGACTCGCATCGAGGATCTGGTCGTGATTACAGCGACAGGTCACACCATTGGCAGTCTCAATAATATTCTCGACACACACCCTTACCGGGGCTTTCCAGTCATCTCAGACCCTCGCGAagctctgctgctggggtACATTTCACGAGCGGAACTTACCTACAACTTACAAATGTGCTCTCAGCCGCCACGGTCCCTTCCGCCGGAGACTGAAGCTTTCTTCTCCCATCAACCTCTCGCGGACCCCCGCACTACGCTCGATCTCCGGCCGTGGATGGACCAGACGCCCATCACTATGACGTCCCGTTCGACCCTACACTTGACTGTAAGCTACTTCCAGAAGCTTGGCCTGCGCTACGTCCTCTTCAGCGACCGCGGTGCCCTGCAGGGTCTCTTGACGAAGAAAGACGTTTGGTACGTTCTCAATGGCGCGGAGGAGACGCGTCGGACCAGCGGGTTGCCGAGAGACATGGGTGTCGAAACCGGCCTCACGAgagaggacggcggcggcgagcagagGGGTCTGCTGAGATATGACGGGCAAGAGGATGGTATCAGTCCGGCAGACGAACGGGAAACGATGTTATAA
- a CDS encoding Putative neurochondrin yields the protein MAEGVSSGSAGPPTPSHAPDPAQATQQTASLDQIQSMLKAKDDTSRFVGLALLKSLLDNSEELRNDAETVLGLWESISPKFLDRLVRTGISAQATQKDAKNMMDLAVSVIHTFTLLLPDQSRRDKRLVGRLPLLVSSLLQSSEETSKLITQTVHTLVTFPEGAKAFSEVDDVSPLVEITPNSPSSLEIFAFAWINCMDLAEDRTILKTKIDGTIQALISAFHGTDGVTFLEFLGKFLRNSDPKALPPSPKWIKSVVDFIKKLLTSRPTPEARNAYTIAAASLLEVYPAEASKLLFTSDVKEDKPFSYLFVTLLLTDTRATLPRLLELLNDSIYPAIAQRLGSAFDVTTHFIGYLVRSLDDEMSSSSNLIMPPDFLLKIRRTISEAMSLAIEFLRDRWDASVAGTFGLHPDSRTKETDTSMGKRLTISWESKKDTIHEDPLILAAVRALALWLREDDNELLRKEAAGLTDMFIDLYNASSPAGLDFRSPVLVGLEGILTEKAGLEEFSTHNGWEALTKDLLGILQHTATASDENEAARAVQIVRILLPIVESEVTGSREEWMALVTAVAAWEAPEAEQPLLVQEAQVAVLQLSTALLVGATEGMKRRYVHSTSAIMGIAARLEKHVGDDHPLRESLVDVLQTLGRFR from the exons ATGGCCGAAGGAGTATCATCGGGGTCGGCCGGCCCTCCAACGCCATCCCACGCTCCTGACCCGGCGCAGGCAACACAGCAAACCGCATCACTCGATCAGATACAGAGTATGTTGAAGGCCAAGGATGATACCTCGAGGTTCGTTGGATTAGCACTTCTGAAAAGTCTACTCGACAACTCGGAAGAACTGCGTAATGACGCTGAGACCGTCTTGGGCCTCTGGGAGTCCATCTCCCCCAAGTTCCTGGATCGGCTGGTGAGGACAGGAATCTCGGCCCAGGCAACCCAAAAGGACGCGAAGAACATGATGGACCTCGCCGTGTCAGTGATTCATACCTTCACTTTACTTCTGCCCGATCAATCAaggagagacaagagacTCGTCGGGAGACTGCCTCTTCTGGTCTCCAGCTTGCTTCAGAG CTCAGAAGAGACTTCCAAACTTATCACACAAACAGTCCACACCCTCGTCACCTTTCCAGAGGGCGCCAAGGCCTTCTCCGAGGTTGACGATGTCAGTCCCTTGGTTGAGATAACGCCAAACAGCCCGTCGTCCCTCGAAATTTTTGCCTTTGCTTGGATCAATTGTATGGACCTGGCAGAGGACAGAACGATTTTGAAGACGAAAATAGATGGGACAATCCAGGCACTTATTTCAGCCTTTcacggcaccgacggcgtCACTTTCCTTGAGTTCCTCGGCAAATTTCTTCGGAATTCAGACCCCAAG GCCCTCCCTCCAAGTCCGAAGTGGATCAAATCAGTCGTCGACTTCATCAAAAAGCTGCTCACCAGCAGGCCCACGCCAGAAGCCAGGAACGCCTACACCATCGCCGCTGCATCTTTGCTTGAGGTGTATCCTGCCGAAGCCTCGAAGCTTCTTTTCACCAGTGATGTGAAGGAAGATAAGCCGTTTTCTTACCTTTTcgtcaccctcctcctcaccgaTACAAGAGCCACCCTGCCACGACTTCTTGAGCTCCTCAATGATTCCATTTATCCAGCCATTGCACAGCGGTTGGGGTCAGCGTTTGATGTCACTACTCATTTCATTGGATATCTCGTGAGGAGTCTCGACGATGAGATGTCATCATCTTCAAATCTGATCATGCCTCCCGACTTCCTGCTCAAGATCCGTCGGACCATTTCGGAAGCCATGTCTCTTGCCATCGAGTTCCTACGAGACAGATGGGACGCGTCCGTGGCAGGAACTTTCGGACTGCACCCGGATTCGCGTACAAAGGAGACAGACACTTCCATGGGCAAAAGACTCACCATCTCCTGGGAgtcgaagaaggacaccaTCCACGAAGACCCTCTCATACTCGCAGCCGTCAGAGCTCTGGCGCTCTGGCTTCGCGAAGATGACAACGAGCTTCTGAGGAAGGAAGCAGCGGGCTTGACAGATATGTTTATCGATCTTTACAACGCAAGCTCACCCGCAGGACTCGACTTCCGCTCCCCGGTCCTAGTTGGTCTGGAGGGCATTCTTACTGAAAAGGCAGGCCTGGAAGAGTTTTCCACGCACAACGGCTGGGAGGCTCTGACCAAGGACCTCCTGGGTATCCTCCAGCACACAGCGACGGCCAGtgacgagaacgaggccgCGCGCGCCGTCCAGATTGTCCGCATTTTGCTACCCATTGTCGAGAGCGAGGTCACGGGCTCGAGGGAGGAGTGGATggccctcgtcaccgccgtgGCCGCCTGGGAGGCGCCTGAGGCCGAGCAACCACTCCTCGTTCAGGAGGCACAGGTTGCGGTCCTGCAGCTCTCGACTGCCCTACTTGTCGGGGCGACCGAGGGTATGAAGAGGCGGTACGTCCACTCCACCAGCGCTATCATGGGCATAGCTGCGCGGCTGGAGAAGCATGTGGGCGATGACCATCCCTTGAGAGAGTCCCTGGTCGATGTATTGCAGACCCTAGGTAGATTCCGCTAG
- a CDS encoding Putative macrophage migration inhibitory factor, Tautomerase/MIF superfamily translates to MADPVSPPSSPPRDSNTTPSTTNNDKTTTTTHTPVTPENKRLSQIGGLSFAERKMSRRPSTAPTPIVEGDGGLTRDVHHSLPGDTRSNRKSRTQADMAKRRSSYYEEAFQGDREANVVKDRIYGEAIVMAELRTNVIINDEFSFITDFSYQLSIRYQRPVHSIVVNLQHGACMLFGGTFEPAYTLSVHALPVEVGVTKNKRNTALIQKHLQESLGVAPVRGFVKFVEVPAENMAVNGKTTASHISEMTGEEDETIAERRARNRKSISAKSISALRHGSIVGPRKGSVFDFRRESVAAPRKESVMAPPQELTPPHSATDAPPIPPIPEAHVVNNTGPASAEKEAPIKEVEKAPTNNQLAPPKKAKRKSSFVSSLFSRSPKSAPMSTVAS, encoded by the exons ATGGCTGATCCCGTCTCTCcgccttcctcccccccgcgGGACTCCAACACCACCCCCAGCACCACCAACAACGAcaagaccacgaccacgacccaTACGCCAGTCACTCCCGAAAACAAACGTCTCTCGCAAATCGGTGGACTTTCCTTTGCTGAACGGAAGATGAGCCGTCGTCCCTCCACCGCCCCCACCCCCATCGTTGAGGGAGATGGTGGCTTGACAAGAGACGTGCATCACTCTCTTCCTGGTGATACCCGCAGCAACAGAAAATCCAGGACGCAGGCGGATATGGCGAAGCGCAGGAGCTCCTACTATGAGGAGGCGTTCCAGGGAGACAGGGAGGCCAACGTGGTCAAGGACCGTATCTACGGCGAGGCTATCGTGATGGCTGAGCTGCGCACCAACGTAATT ATCAACGATGAGTTCAGCTTCATCACGGACTTTTCCTACCAGCTGTCGATTAGATATCAGCGACCGGTGCATTCGATCGTGGTCAACCTCCAGCACGGAGCCTGCATGCTTTTTGGGGGTACTTTTGAGCCGGCCTACACACTGTCGGTCCACGCGCTTCCCGTCGAGGTGGGCGTGACCAAGAACAAGAGGAACACGGCCTTGATCCAGAAGCACCTCCAAGAAagtctcggcgtcgccccCGTCCGCGGATTCGTCAAGTTCGTTGAGGTACCCGCTGAGAACATGGCAGTCAACGGCAAGACCACTGCTTCCCACATTTCAGAGATGACtggcgaagaggatgagaCTATTGCTGAACGCCGTGCTCGTAACCGCAAGAGTATCAGTGCTAAG TCCATCTCGGCTCTTCGTCATGGATCCATTGTCGGACCCCGAAAGGGGTCGGTCTTTGATTTCCGGAGAGAGTCCGTCGCAGCTCCACGAAAGGAATCAGTCATGGCCCCTCCCCAGGAGCTTACTCCTCCCCACAGCGCGACGGATGCGCCTCCTATTCCTCCTATCCCCGAAGCTCACGTCGTCAACAACACTGGccccgcctccgccgagaaggaagCACCCATCAAGGAAGTTGAGAAGGCTCCCACCAACAACCAGCTGGCCCCTCCCAAGAAGGCAAAACGCAAGAGCAGCTTTGTCTCGTCGCTGTTTTCGCGCTCTCCCAAGAGCGCACCCATGTCTACTGTGGCATCGTAG